Proteins from one Arthrobacter sp. DNA4 genomic window:
- a CDS encoding amino acid ABC transporter ATP-binding protein, with the protein MTTHVPGDTLVSLNAVNKHYGQLHVLKDINLQVRKGEVVVVIGPSGSGKSTLCRAINRLETIEGGTISIDGKVLPEEGKELAQLRADVGMVFQSFNLFAHKTILENVTLGPIKVKGASKAAAEKDAMALLERVGVGHQAPKLPAQLSGGQQQRVAIARALAMKPKVMLFDEPTSALDPEMINEVLDVMVQLAKEGMTMIVVTHEMGFARKAADRVVFMADGQIVEDATPEEFFTNPKSDRAKDFLSKLLTH; encoded by the coding sequence ATGACTACTCATGTGCCCGGCGATACTCTCGTCTCCCTGAACGCCGTTAACAAGCATTACGGCCAGCTGCACGTTTTGAAGGACATCAACCTCCAGGTCCGCAAGGGCGAGGTTGTTGTGGTCATCGGGCCCTCCGGCTCCGGTAAGTCCACCCTCTGCCGGGCAATCAACCGCCTGGAAACCATCGAGGGCGGAACCATCAGCATCGACGGGAAGGTCCTCCCCGAGGAAGGCAAGGAACTTGCACAGCTCCGCGCCGACGTCGGAATGGTCTTCCAGTCGTTCAACCTGTTCGCGCACAAGACCATCCTTGAAAACGTCACCCTGGGGCCGATCAAGGTCAAAGGCGCCTCCAAGGCGGCAGCGGAAAAGGACGCCATGGCGCTCCTGGAACGGGTGGGCGTGGGCCACCAGGCGCCCAAGCTGCCGGCCCAGCTCTCGGGCGGCCAGCAGCAGCGCGTTGCGATAGCCCGTGCCTTGGCAATGAAGCCGAAGGTGATGCTGTTCGACGAGCCCACGTCAGCGCTGGACCCCGAAATGATCAACGAGGTCCTGGACGTCATGGTCCAGCTCGCCAAGGAAGGCATGACCATGATCGTGGTCACCCACGAGATGGGCTTCGCCCGCAAGGCCGCCGACCGCGTGGTCTTCATGGCGGACGGCCAGATCGTGGAGGACGCCACCCCGGAGGAGTTCTTCACCAACCCGAAGAGTGACCGGGCCAAGGACTTCCTGTCCAAGCTCCTCACCCACTGA
- a CDS encoding glutamate ABC transporter substrate-binding protein encodes MKAFMSRRKSFVVAATAALALSLSACGGGDSGGSSNPSPVEKPSFAAGTTMAKLSSAGTIKIGTKFDQPLFGQVGLDGKPVGFDVEMGKLIAAKLGIPADKIEWSETVSANREPFIEQGKVDLVIATYTISDKRKQVVDFANPYYEAYQALMVNKDNDTIKKPEDVKGKKVCSVTGSTPAATIVDKYGAELVPAATYSACLEPLRNKQVEAVTTDNVILAGFVDKEPDAFKLASDETFTKEPYGIGLKKGDTEFRNWINDQLESFEKDGSYKKAWEATAGSVIKTAPSLPAINRY; translated from the coding sequence ATGAAGGCATTTATGTCCCGGCGAAAGTCCTTCGTCGTGGCGGCTACCGCTGCCCTCGCACTGTCGCTCAGCGCCTGCGGCGGTGGAGACTCAGGCGGCTCCAGCAACCCGAGCCCCGTTGAGAAGCCGTCGTTCGCTGCCGGAACCACCATGGCGAAGCTGTCCTCCGCCGGCACCATCAAGATCGGCACCAAGTTCGACCAGCCGCTGTTCGGCCAGGTGGGCCTGGACGGCAAGCCCGTAGGTTTCGACGTCGAAATGGGCAAGCTGATCGCCGCCAAGCTGGGCATCCCCGCGGACAAGATCGAATGGTCCGAGACCGTTTCCGCCAACCGCGAGCCCTTCATCGAGCAGGGCAAGGTTGACCTGGTCATCGCCACGTACACCATCAGCGACAAGCGCAAGCAGGTTGTCGACTTCGCCAACCCGTACTACGAAGCCTACCAGGCCCTCATGGTGAACAAGGACAACGACACCATCAAGAAGCCCGAGGACGTCAAGGGCAAGAAGGTCTGCTCCGTCACCGGTTCCACCCCGGCCGCCACGATCGTGGACAAGTACGGCGCCGAGCTCGTCCCGGCCGCCACCTACTCCGCCTGCCTGGAGCCGCTGCGCAACAAGCAGGTTGAAGCCGTGACCACGGACAACGTGATCCTGGCCGGTTTCGTTGACAAGGAGCCGGACGCCTTCAAGCTCGCCTCTGACGAAACCTTCACCAAGGAGCCTTACGGCATCGGCCTGAAGAAGGGCGACACCGAGTTCCGCAACTGGATCAACGACCAGCTCGAATCCTTCGAAAAGGACGGCTCCTACAAGAAGGCCTGGGAAGCCACTGCAGGTTCGGTCATTAAGACCGCCCCCAGCCTCCCGGCCATCAACCGTTACTAA
- a CDS encoding amino acid ABC transporter permease — protein sequence MDVIFENLPLYWEGFLRTLFLSVVSGIFALILGTLLAAARVSPVAALRGFSTVYVEVLRNTPLTIAFFFAAVVLPRIGVKFEQFEIAAIIALSTYTAAFIAEAVRSGVNSVPVGQAEAARSIGMKFGQVLSLIILPQALRTVIPPLINILIALVKNSSVAGAFFVLELFGYGRQLANANGDAVITVLLGTAFFYLLLTVPLGILANTVERKVAIAR from the coding sequence ATGGACGTCATCTTTGAAAACCTGCCCCTGTACTGGGAAGGTTTTCTCCGCACTCTTTTTCTCTCTGTCGTTTCCGGCATTTTCGCGTTGATTCTTGGCACCCTGCTGGCCGCGGCACGCGTCTCCCCGGTGGCGGCGCTCCGCGGTTTCAGCACCGTGTACGTAGAGGTACTCCGCAATACGCCGCTGACCATCGCGTTCTTCTTCGCAGCGGTGGTACTCCCCCGGATCGGGGTCAAATTCGAGCAGTTCGAGATCGCTGCCATCATTGCCCTCAGCACCTACACCGCCGCGTTCATCGCCGAAGCTGTCCGCTCAGGTGTCAACAGCGTGCCTGTGGGCCAGGCCGAGGCAGCACGCAGCATTGGCATGAAGTTCGGCCAGGTCCTCTCGCTCATCATCCTCCCCCAGGCACTGCGGACGGTGATCCCGCCGCTGATCAACATCCTGATCGCCCTGGTCAAGAACTCCTCGGTTGCCGGCGCCTTCTTCGTCCTGGAGCTGTTCGGCTACGGCCGCCAGCTGGCCAACGCCAACGGTGACGCCGTGATCACAGTCCTGCTGGGCACCGCGTTCTTCTATCTGCTCCTCACCGTTCCGCTGGGAATCCTCGCCAACACGGTGGAACGAAAGGTGGCGATTGCCCGATGA
- a CDS encoding amino acid ABC transporter permease — MSSVLYDVPGPKARRVSLIASIIGGLLILGLLAWVVTILAQQGIFEARRWQIFTRGDVWQLLGKGLGSTLSAAALAAVIAFPLGLLLCLLRISDAAFIRIPMRIILEFLRGMPVVLMMLFILLGFGTSAFIAVVAGLVLYNAAVFAEIIRAGIQSLPKGQREAGLAIGLTSYKSRMLIELPQAIRRMMPSLVAQMVVLLKDTSLGYIVAYGELLRAVQVMADFLGTQYLFPIFFVAAAIYIAINISVSRLAVWIERRGSKKAAGGMAKAEPDVLEAAAP; from the coding sequence ATGAGCTCCGTTCTCTACGACGTCCCCGGCCCCAAAGCGCGCCGGGTCTCCCTCATTGCCTCCATCATCGGCGGCCTGCTGATTCTCGGCCTGCTGGCCTGGGTGGTCACGATCCTCGCCCAGCAGGGCATCTTCGAAGCCCGCCGCTGGCAAATCTTCACCCGCGGCGACGTGTGGCAGCTGCTCGGTAAGGGGCTGGGGTCCACGCTTTCCGCAGCCGCACTGGCGGCAGTCATCGCGTTCCCGCTGGGCCTGCTGCTGTGCCTGCTCCGCATTTCGGATGCCGCATTCATCCGGATTCCTATGAGGATCATCCTGGAATTCCTCCGGGGCATGCCCGTGGTCCTCATGATGCTCTTCATCCTGCTCGGGTTCGGCACCTCGGCGTTCATCGCCGTCGTGGCCGGCCTGGTGCTGTACAACGCTGCGGTCTTTGCCGAGATCATCCGCGCCGGCATCCAGTCCCTGCCCAAGGGACAACGGGAAGCCGGCCTGGCCATCGGCCTCACCAGCTACAAGTCTCGTATGCTGATCGAGCTGCCGCAGGCGATCCGCCGCATGATGCCTTCCCTCGTGGCGCAGATGGTGGTGCTGCTGAAGGACACCTCGCTGGGCTACATCGTGGCGTACGGCGAGCTGCTGCGCGCGGTGCAGGTCATGGCGGACTTCCTGGGCACGCAGTACCTGTTCCCCATCTTCTTCGTGGCGGCGGCCATTTACATCGCCATCAACATCTCGGTTTCGCGGCTTGCCGTATGGATCGAGCGCCGCGGCTCCAAGAAGGCCGCCGGCGGCATGGCGAAGGCCGAACCCGATGTCCTGGAAGCTGCGGCTCCCTAG
- the dapE gene encoding succinyl-diaminopimelate desuccinylase: MTAETAPESSVSTLDLHQDVALLTAALMDINSVSGNEKQLADAVEAALREIPQLTVVRDGDAIIARTELGLGERVILAGHLDTVPLPLTEGSRGTVPSSWESGVPGEGVLFGRGATDMKGGVAVQLALAAGMFDGGAQPKRDVTFVFYDHEEVEAVKSGLGRLVRNHGDLLQGDFAILLEPTDGTVEGGCNGTSRFEASTAGEAAHSARAWMGSNAIHAAAPILARLASYEPRTINVDGLDYRESLNAVKINGGTAGNVIPDRCVVEINYRFAPDKTPDQAEAHVRELLEGFDVVRTDAAAGARPGLQHPAAASFVAAVGAEPKPKYGWTDVARFSELGIPAVNFGPGDALLAHKDNEHVHADAVRKCLAALQSWLAG, translated from the coding sequence GTGACTGCTGAAACCGCCCCTGAATCTTCCGTGTCCACCCTTGACCTGCACCAGGACGTTGCGCTGCTGACCGCGGCACTCATGGACATCAACAGCGTGTCGGGCAATGAGAAGCAGCTCGCGGACGCCGTCGAAGCGGCCCTGCGGGAGATTCCCCAGCTCACCGTGGTGCGCGACGGTGACGCCATCATTGCCCGCACGGAACTGGGCTTGGGTGAGCGCGTGATTCTCGCCGGCCACCTGGACACGGTCCCGCTTCCGCTGACTGAAGGTTCCAGGGGCACTGTCCCGTCCAGCTGGGAGTCCGGCGTTCCGGGCGAGGGCGTCCTCTTTGGCCGCGGAGCCACCGACATGAAGGGCGGCGTGGCGGTCCAGCTCGCGCTGGCAGCAGGAATGTTCGACGGCGGCGCGCAGCCCAAGCGGGACGTCACCTTTGTGTTCTACGACCACGAGGAAGTGGAGGCGGTCAAGAGCGGCCTGGGTCGCCTGGTCCGCAACCACGGAGATCTGCTGCAGGGAGACTTCGCCATCCTGCTGGAGCCCACGGACGGAACGGTGGAGGGCGGCTGCAACGGCACCAGCCGGTTCGAGGCCAGCACAGCGGGCGAGGCCGCACATTCGGCGCGGGCGTGGATGGGCAGCAATGCCATCCACGCAGCAGCCCCCATCCTGGCCCGCCTGGCATCCTACGAACCGCGGACCATCAACGTTGACGGGCTTGACTACCGGGAAAGCCTCAACGCGGTAAAGATCAACGGCGGCACTGCCGGCAATGTCATCCCGGACCGCTGCGTGGTGGAAATCAACTACCGGTTCGCCCCGGACAAGACGCCGGACCAGGCCGAAGCCCACGTCCGGGAACTGCTGGAGGGCTTTGACGTGGTCCGCACCGATGCCGCCGCGGGAGCGCGTCCTGGCCTGCAGCACCCGGCTGCCGCCTCCTTTGTTGCCGCCGTGGGCGCCGAGCCCAAGCCCAAATACGGCTGGACCGACGTCGCACGCTTCAGTGAGCTGGGCATCCCGGCGGTGAACTTCGGCCCGGGCGATGCACTGCTGGCACACAAGGACAACGAGCACGTCCACGCTGATGCCGTCCGCAAATGCCTCGCCGCGCTGCAAAGCTGGCTCGCTGGCTGA